Proteins from a single region of Sphingomonas sp. FARSPH:
- a CDS encoding class I SAM-dependent methyltransferase, translated as MTNPIDLAGFAAKFAGDDDPWRTFTARDEAVKRTAILHAIGDRPVGRVLELASGNGSNSVGIARKALRLDATEGTREGVDLTARAVAAWPRACASLLVLPGRPPRPVYDVIVIAEILYYLSARDMARVAREMAARLTPGGTIVLAHHRIDFYDFAQHAAGIHARFLAETGRCWTVRTARRTGRWVVTAARADGMTQSR; from the coding sequence GTGACGAACCCGATCGATCTTGCGGGGTTCGCCGCCAAGTTCGCCGGCGACGACGATCCCTGGCGCACCTTCACCGCCCGTGACGAGGCGGTGAAGCGTACCGCGATCCTGCACGCAATAGGTGACCGACCGGTCGGACGGGTGCTGGAGCTGGCCAGCGGCAACGGCTCCAACAGTGTCGGGATCGCGAGGAAGGCGTTGCGCCTCGATGCGACCGAGGGCACGAGGGAAGGGGTCGACCTGACGGCACGCGCCGTCGCTGCCTGGCCTCGTGCGTGCGCATCGCTGCTCGTGCTCCCCGGTCGACCGCCACGTCCCGTCTATGACGTGATCGTGATTGCCGAGATCCTGTATTACCTCTCAGCGCGAGACATGGCCCGGGTTGCGCGTGAGATGGCCGCCCGCCTGACGCCAGGCGGCACCATCGTGCTCGCGCACCACAGGATCGACTTCTACGACTTCGCCCAGCACGCGGCAGGGATCCACGCCCGGTTCCTCGCAGAGACCGGGCGTTGTTGGACGGTTCGCACCGCGCGCCGCACCGGCCGCTGGGTCGTTACCGCGGCCCGCGCCGATGGTATGACCCAATCCCGTTGA
- a CDS encoding PIG-L deacetylase family protein — MKIALRNVRVALVIAPHPDDEVIGAAGLIARLRRHGARVRVAVVTDGAASHRGSRQWPRARLVAARQRESLHALRRLGIVAGDVSFLNLPDGQLPSIPGRCYRALRRQVARCRDLDLIVGPACNDDHPDHRAVAAAVARCPGGDGRLTYRVWPPRPDRSGPAWRIAVPGGVPVKRSLIRVYRTQLGAVSDDPAGFTIARHELAAFARPVERYRPGSR; from the coding sequence GTGAAGATCGCGCTGCGAAACGTGCGTGTCGCGCTGGTGATCGCCCCGCACCCGGATGACGAGGTCATCGGCGCGGCAGGCCTCATTGCGCGGCTTCGCCGCCATGGAGCTCGGGTCCGGGTTGCGGTCGTGACCGATGGTGCCGCGTCTCACCGGGGCAGCCGACAATGGCCGAGAGCGCGACTGGTTGCGGCTCGCCAGCGTGAGAGCCTTCATGCGCTACGTCGTCTCGGCATCGTTGCTGGCGACGTCTCGTTCCTCAATTTGCCCGATGGCCAGTTGCCTTCGATCCCGGGGCGCTGTTATCGCGCGCTGCGCCGCCAGGTCGCACGATGCCGGGATCTCGATCTCATCGTCGGACCGGCCTGCAATGACGACCATCCCGATCACCGCGCCGTAGCCGCGGCCGTCGCCCGGTGTCCGGGTGGCGACGGTCGGCTGACCTACCGCGTGTGGCCGCCTCGCCCGGACCGGTCCGGACCGGCATGGCGCATCGCTGTGCCTGGAGGAGTTCCGGTTAAGCGGTCGCTGATCCGCGTCTACCGGACGCAGCTCGGCGCCGTTTCCGATGATCCAGCAGGCTTCACGATCGCGAGACACGAGCTTGCGGCCTTTGCTCGTCCGGTCGAGCGCTACCGGCCGGGTTCGAGGTGA